The Candidatus Bathyarchaeota archaeon genome includes a region encoding these proteins:
- a CDS encoding glycoside hydrolase family 3 protein, translated as MSLEEKAKLVVGVGIPGFFGNPQSRVPGAAGETHPVERLGIPSAVFADGPAGVRINPRREGDERTYHATAFPVETMLASTWNRDVLEAVGRAVGEEVREYGVDILLAPAMNIHRNPLCGRNFEYYSEDPLLTGEMAAAFVKGVQSQGVGACLKHFVANNQETNRMFIDTVVSERALREIYLRGFEIAVKKSKPWAVMSAYNKLNGKYCSQSRWLHTEVLRRKWGFEGFVMTDWFAGDDPVEQMKAGNDMIMPGKTYQVKPERKDEVEEIVNAVKEGRLSEEVLDRNVKNILRVLSRSPSFKRYRYSNKPDLESHAKVAYEAGAEGVVLLKNDGVLPLNRDTRIALFGTGQIETVKGGTGSGDTHPRYVVSILEGMRERNLRVDEELAETYTKYVDEMRKRDEYRVRRGIFGEPLTPRLPQDFLSEGELERFAEKNDVAVVVLSRVSGEGYDRRPKKGDFYLSDDEKALVEKVSRVFHRLGRKVVAVLNIGGPVEVASWRDLVDGILLVWQAGQETGRIVADVLVGDVNPSGKLPTTFPVDYSDVPSWSFPGEPKDSPQRVVYEEGIYVGYRYYDTFGVEPAYEFGFGLSYTSFEYRNLKVEKLGDAVRVCFEIANIGDLPGKEVAQVYVRAPKGKLDKPFQELKGFHKTRLLNPGETEEVEVEVDLRSLASFDGERWVVEKGEYEVRVGASSRDIRLTDRFTVEEELRYNP; from the coding sequence ATGAGCTTGGAGGAGAAGGCGAAGCTCGTCGTAGGGGTCGGGATACCGGGGTTCTTCGGAAACCCCCAGTCTCGGGTTCCAGGCGCGGCGGGTGAAACCCATCCCGTAGAGAGGCTTGGGATCCCATCCGCGGTCTTCGCAGACGGCCCCGCCGGGGTTAGGATAAACCCGAGGAGGGAGGGTGACGAGAGAACCTACCACGCTACCGCTTTCCCCGTCGAAACTATGCTGGCCTCTACTTGGAATAGGGATGTTTTGGAGGCCGTAGGTAGGGCTGTGGGGGAGGAGGTTAGGGAGTATGGTGTAGACATCCTCCTCGCACCGGCTATGAACATTCATAGAAACCCTCTCTGCGGTAGGAACTTTGAGTATTACTCCGAAGACCCCCTCCTGACAGGCGAGATGGCCGCTGCCTTCGTTAAGGGTGTTCAGTCGCAGGGGGTGGGCGCATGTCTTAAGCACTTCGTCGCCAACAACCAGGAGACTAACCGTATGTTCATCGACACGGTCGTATCGGAAAGGGCTTTGAGGGAGATATATCTCAGGGGGTTTGAGATAGCCGTTAAGAAGTCTAAGCCATGGGCGGTGATGAGCGCCTACAACAAGCTGAACGGAAAATACTGCTCGCAGAGTAGGTGGCTTCACACAGAGGTTTTGAGGAGGAAGTGGGGGTTTGAAGGCTTCGTCATGACCGACTGGTTCGCGGGAGACGACCCTGTAGAGCAGATGAAGGCAGGTAACGATATGATAATGCCTGGGAAGACGTACCAAGTTAAGCCTGAAAGAAAAGATGAGGTAGAGGAGATAGTGAACGCCGTCAAGGAGGGAAGGCTTAGCGAAGAGGTCCTGGATAGAAACGTGAAGAACATTTTGAGGGTGCTCTCACGCTCACCTTCCTTCAAGAGATATAGGTACTCTAACAAGCCGGACCTCGAAAGCCATGCGAAGGTGGCCTACGAGGCGGGTGCAGAGGGGGTTGTCCTCCTGAAGAACGACGGCGTTCTGCCCTTAAACAGAGACACGAGGATCGCTCTCTTCGGGACGGGTCAGATAGAGACCGTTAAAGGCGGGACCGGGAGCGGAGATACGCATCCTAGGTACGTGGTATCGATACTTGAAGGTATGCGGGAGAGGAACCTTAGGGTCGACGAGGAGTTGGCGGAAACCTACACCAAGTATGTCGACGAAATGAGGAAAAGAGATGAGTATAGGGTGCGGAGGGGGATATTCGGTGAGCCTTTGACGCCTAGGCTTCCTCAGGACTTCCTAAGCGAGGGGGAGCTGGAGAGGTTCGCGGAGAAGAACGATGTCGCTGTGGTCGTGTTGAGTAGGGTCTCGGGTGAAGGCTACGATAGGAGGCCGAAGAAGGGAGACTTCTACCTAAGCGACGACGAGAAGGCTCTCGTGGAGAAGGTGTCACGGGTCTTCCACAGGCTCGGGAGGAAGGTCGTAGCCGTATTGAACATAGGCGGCCCGGTCGAGGTCGCCAGCTGGAGAGACCTGGTGGATGGGATTCTCCTAGTATGGCAGGCTGGACAGGAAACCGGGAGAATAGTCGCAGACGTGCTCGTAGGAGATGTCAACCCTTCAGGGAAGCTTCCCACGACCTTCCCGGTGGATTACTCCGATGTCCCCTCCTGGAGCTTTCCAGGGGAGCCTAAGGATAGCCCTCAGAGGGTCGTGTACGAGGAGGGGATATATGTCGGCTACAGGTACTACGACACCTTCGGGGTCGAGCCTGCGTACGAGTTCGGCTTCGGTCTCTCCTACACCTCGTTCGAGTATAGAAACCTTAAGGTCGAGAAGCTAGGTGACGCCGTGAGGGTCTGTTTCGAGATAGCGAACATCGGAGACCTTCCAGGTAAGGAGGTCGCCCAGGTATACGTAAGAGCGCCTAAGGGGAAGCTCGATAAGCCGTTCCAGGAGTTAAAAGGCTTCCATAAGACTAGGCTTTTAAACCCAGGCGAGACCGAGGAGGTGGAGGTAGAGGTCGACCTTAGGTCTCTAGCAAGCTTCGACGGTGAGAGGTGGGTTGTCGAGAAAGGTGAATACGAGGTTAGAGTAGGGGCATCATCGAGAGACATCAGGCTCACAGACAGGTTCACGGTCGAAGAGGAGCTGAGATACAACCCATAG